The Methanosarcina barkeri str. Wiesmoor DNA segment AGAATTAAGGAGTTTAGCACTTGAGTTCCATCGAACAATCAATTAAAGATTATTTCCCCATTATTTCCATGGGAGGACTAATCCTTATAGTGCAGATTCTTGCACTCTTTTTGTCCACACCAATGGAAGTTAGTGGAATGCAGGCTTTTGAGGACCCAACCCAGGTGTCTAATTCTATATATTATATTATAATGATCCTGGTTTTTACCCTGTTTGTCCTTATAGCAATAAAGAAAAATATGAAGTGGGTAATCAGCCTCTTTATTTATCTGGCCATAATAAGCACTATCTATTACGTAGTCCTCGCCCTGTTTACCCTTATTCCGTCTCTTTCAGGATTTGAGTCCATTGCCTCAATTGTGCTATCCATAGGAATAACAGTGCTGCTCTATAAATATCCAGAATGGTACATAGTTGACATTGTGGGAGTTTGTATTGCAGCCGGGGTCAGTGCTCTGATAGGAATTTCCCTCTCAGTTGTCCCCGTAATAATACTTCTGCTGCTTCTTGCAATATACGACGCTATATCGGTGTACAAAACAAAGCATATGGTAACGATGGCTGAAGGGATAATGGATCTGAAGCTTCCAATCATGTTTGTAATTCCAAAAAACCTGAAATATTCTTTCTTGAAGGAAGACTTCAAAAAGGAAGGAAAGCACGAGGCCTTTTTTATGGGGCTTGGAGATGCGGTTATGCCTACTCTGTTGGTAGTATCAGCAAATGTCTTCATGAAAAGTAATTTCTATCCAGTCACTGGGGCCATACTGGGCACGCTTCTAGGTCACGCAATCCTTTCCATTCAGGTAATGAAAGGAAATCCACAGGCAGGTCTTCCCTTTTTGAATTCCGGAGTAATCCTGGGGTTCTTTGCTGGTGTCCTGATCTCAGGGGCTTCATTTTTGTGAAGTTAAATTTTCTTCACACACTACTATTTTTATAAATCTCTCTTTTATTCTCAAATTTTCGCAAAGATTTTTTTATTTAATAGCTTAATCACTTGATATGTCCAAAAGAATTGCAGTGGTCTTTGACAGTGCCGGAACCCTTCTACATATGTACAGGGTTGCAAAAGAAGCTAGTACCGGGAATATTCTTGAAAACATAGAGAGCACTGCTATCGTCGCGCAAAAGAATGGATGCGGGCTTGTAGTTCTGAACGCCGAAAGTGATATACTCCTGAGCTCAAGAAAAGATATGTCTCTATTTGAGTTTATAAAAGAGTACAGAGTTTCAATAGGTATAGGATGTTCAAAAGGAAACTTTACTCCGGAGATTGCATGTGATATCCTAAAAGGAACATCCCCAAGAATGGGCGACATACATGATGTGCTGGAAGCGGTTACATCCCACTGTCCGAATGTTTTTTACCTGGCGGCAGGCCTGATAGTTGACTCTCAAGCTAGAAGCGTGCCATATATCCTGAGTACAGGAGGGCATGTATTCAGTACTACATTACAAACGATCCAGGCTCTCCATTCTATGAAAGTGGATACGTATATAGCATCTGGAGATAGTTTATTCGCTCTCATGCAGCTTGCCGAGTTCATAAACATTCCTCAGGAAAGAGTCTTTGCTTTTTCAAACACCATTATGAAGGAAAAAGTAGTGCTAGAACTAAAGCAAAAGTATGATAAAGTAGTCATGGTAGGGGATGGAATTAACGACATACTGGCATTCAGAGCAGCAGATCTGGGAGTAATGACAACACAGCAGGGCGATAAAAGACCTACTAAACTAAGAGAAGCAGCAGACGTGATTATTGACAATATTATAAAAGTTGTGGATGTGGTAAAAGTGCTGTAACCAAAAATAAAGAGAATTATTATATAAACGAATCAATATAACACGACAGATCAATAATAAGACAAATAAATAA contains these protein-coding regions:
- a CDS encoding presenilin family intramembrane aspartyl protease PSH, yielding MSSIEQSIKDYFPIISMGGLILIVQILALFLSTPMEVSGMQAFEDPTQVSNSIYYIIMILVFTLFVLIAIKKNMKWVISLFIYLAIISTIYYVVLALFTLIPSLSGFESIASIVLSIGITVLLYKYPEWYIVDIVGVCIAAGVSALIGISLSVVPVIILLLLLAIYDAISVYKTKHMVTMAEGIMDLKLPIMFVIPKNLKYSFLKEDFKKEGKHEAFFMGLGDAVMPTLLVVSANVFMKSNFYPVTGAILGTLLGHAILSIQVMKGNPQAGLPFLNSGVILGFFAGVLISGASFL
- a CDS encoding HAD family hydrolase; this translates as MSKRIAVVFDSAGTLLHMYRVAKEASTGNILENIESTAIVAQKNGCGLVVLNAESDILLSSRKDMSLFEFIKEYRVSIGIGCSKGNFTPEIACDILKGTSPRMGDIHDVLEAVTSHCPNVFYLAAGLIVDSQARSVPYILSTGGHVFSTTLQTIQALHSMKVDTYIASGDSLFALMQLAEFINIPQERVFAFSNTIMKEKVVLELKQKYDKVVMVGDGINDILAFRAADLGVMTTQQGDKRPTKLREAADVIIDNIIKVVDVVKVL